Proteins from one Panicum virgatum strain AP13 chromosome 7K, P.virgatum_v5, whole genome shotgun sequence genomic window:
- the LOC120641640 gene encoding probable WRKY transcription factor 14: MCDYFLQRMEGNQAGGDLTDIVRAGGGAMPEAPSTAADWQLQGDPMLFPPPPPSSDGGAGADVVFGDPFAGLGDPFSSDYASGADFLDAMPDAMAKVGFDTAVGGGGGGGCGGGGQLLDMSRKPHLLPRGVQMPAAGVLAPRVLPSPLSPRAIRPYPALAGDMVKLGITAGQVAGCAIDAAVVGMQMSSPRTAGGIKRRKNQSRKVVCIPAPTAAGGRPTGEVVPSDLWAWRKYGQKPIKGSPYPRGYYRCSSSKGCSARKQVERSRTDPNMLVITYTSEHNHPWPTQRNALAGSTRNHHGKNSSGSSGSKSSQNERQQQPNVKEEPRDPATTTTSTITTTTSTSPAAAAVKEETLAGSSEELGRAMDAAVGDHSMELMDQVFSESYKPMIPEPGQSDDFFYDLAELESDPMSLIFSKEYMEAKSPTGGDRAQEKAISKDLDPFDMLDWSTTTSSAGSSFEQQGKRG; encoded by the exons ATGTGCGACTACTTCCTTCAGAGGATGGAGGGCAACCAGGCCGGCGGGGACCTCACCGACATcgtccgcgccggcggcggagccatGCCCGAGGCGCCGTCCACGGCCGCCGACTGGCAGCTCCAGGGGGACCCGATGctcttcccgccgccgccgccgtcgtcggacGGGGGTGCCGGCGCCGACGTCGTCTTCGGCGACCCTTTCGCCGGGCTCGGGGACCCGTTCAGCAGCGACTACGCGTCAGGCGCCGACTTCCTGGACGCCATGCCCGACGCGATGGCCAAGGTCGGCTTCGACACggctgtcggcggcggcggcggcggcggctgcggaggcggaggccaACTGCTGGACATGAGCCGGAAGCCTCATCTCTTGCCGCGGGGGGTGCAGATGCCGGCGGCTGGCGTGCTGGCGCCGAGGGTGCTGCCATCGCCGCTGTCGCCGAGGGCGATACGCCCGTACCCGGCGTTAGCCGGCGACATGGTCAAGCTCGGAATCACGGCCGGGCAGGTCGCCGGGTGCGCCAtcgacgccgccgtcgtcggcATGCAGATGTCGTCGCCTCGCACCGCGGGCGGGATCAAGCGCAG GAAGAACCAATCAAGGAAGGTGGTGTGCATTCCGGCGCCGACAGCGGCAGGGGGAAGACCCACCGGGGAGGTTGTTCCTTCTGATCTCTGGGCTTGGAGGAAGTACGGCCAGAAGCCTATCAAGGGTTCTCCCTATCCAAG GGGGTACTACAGATGCAGCAGCTCAAAAGGATGCTCAGCACGGAAGCAAGTGGAGCGCAGTCGGACCGACCCCAACATGCTGGTCATCACCTACACCTCCGAGCACAACCATCCATGGCCTACTCAGCGCAACGCGCTGGCCGGGTCAACGCGGAACCACCACGGCAAGAACAGCAGCGGCAGCTCAGGTTCCAAGAGCTCACAGAACGAGAGGCAACAGCAGCCGAACGTCAAGGAGGAGCCCAGGGACCCGGCCACGACGACCACTAGCACGATCACCACCACGACTAGTACTTCTCCGGCAGCAGCGGCTGTGAAAGAGGAGACGCTGGCAGGATCGTCAGAAGAGCTGGGGAGAGCCATGGATGCAGCAGTAGGAGACCACAGTATGGAACTCATGGACCAAGTGTTCAGTGAGAGCTACAAGCCGATGATACCGGAGCCCGGGCAGTCCGACGACTTCTTCTACGACCTCGCGGAGTTGGAGTCGGATCCCATGAGCTTAATCTTCTCCAAGGAGTACATGGAAGCAAAGTCGCCGACCGGTGGTGACCGTGCCCAGGAGAAAGCAATTTCCAAGGACTTGGATCCATTTGACATGCTGGATTGGTCCACTACTACTTCTTCGGCGGGGAGCTCATTTGAGCAACAAGGAAAGAGAGGTTAA
- the LOC120641642 gene encoding protein NRT1/ PTR FAMILY 8.5-like isoform X1, translated as MASGPCLFCLVCPASYRAPDFVRRRRSPLSSPPSPGRFCRAATTLLHGRRPRAEEPAAAAVGGRGLVFLEVAAFYGVYLNLVVYLQDVLHGDSASNAAAVSLWAGASYLMPVIGAAIADTYWGKYKTVLVGLSISLAGMVVVTASATVPSLRPPPCEHAAYCAPATLTQRLVFFAGIYLCAVGTGSAKAVIVSFGAEQFDDDGIGESAAERERKASYFSWYYGVGNLAVVTSGTLLVWAEEKVSWGIGYAVCAALVAAAVAGLAATAPAYRIVPPVGSPLKGACQVLVALAHKVNVRVPEDAAELYEEVRVKAPLLEPAREQLEHTNQFRFVDKAAVVTGADLEDASPWRLCTVTQVEEVKTLLRLIPIWLTSAVYFVANSQSQTTFVQQGTMTDSRIAGGAFSVPAASLTSVQTVFVVASIALYNRAVAPAARRFLGRAEALTPLQLMGLGHGAVTAAVALAACAEARRLAGVRAGAAPMGIAWLLPQYVVMAVSDASLSIGQLEFFYDQAPETMRGSSTAFYFLSCSIGNLLSSQLVTLVASVTAAGGGKGWLPPDMDNGHLDYYFLLLVGITALNFVLFVYLAKNYTPKRIR; from the exons ATGGCTTCTGGTCCCTGTTTGTTCTGTCTCGTTTGTCCTGCGTCCTATCGTGCCCCGGATTTCGTCCGTCGTCGTCGCTCTCCCCTctcttctcctccctctcccggcCGATTTTGCCGTGCTGCGACGACCCTCCTCCATGGACGCCGACCTCGAGCGGaggagcccgccgccgctgccgtgggAGGCCGAG GCCTGGTGTTCTTGGAAGTCGCGGCCTTCTACGGGGTCTACCTGAACCTAGTCGTGTACCTCCAGGACGTCCTCCATGGGGACAGCGCTTCCAACGCGGCGGCCGTCAGTCTCTGGGCCGGTGCGAGCTACCTGATGCCCGTGAtcggcgccgccatcgccgatACTTACTGGGGCAAGTACAAGACGGTGCTCGTCGGCCTCTCCATATCTCTCGCC GGGATGGTCGTGGTCACGGCATCGGCTACTGTGCCGTCGCTGAGGCCTCCGCCGTGCGAGCACGCCGCGTACTGCGCCCCGGCGACTCTGACCCAGCGGCTGGTGTTCTTCGCTGGCATATACCTGTGCGCCGTCGGGACCGGCAGCGCGAAGGCGGTCATAGTCTCGTTCGGGGCGGAGCAGTTCGACGACGACGGCATCGGCGAGAGCGCAGCGGAGCGGGAGAGGAAGGCGTCCTACTTCAGCTGGTACTACGGCGTGGGCAACCTGGCCGTGGTCACCTCGGGGACCCTGCTGGTCTGGGCCGAGGAAAAGGTTAGCTGGGGGATCGGGTACGCCGTCTGCGCGGcgttggtggcggcggccgtcgccggcctcgccgcgacGGCGCCCGCGTACCGGATCGTGCCCCCGGTGGGTAGCCCGTTGAAGGGCGCGTGCCAGGTGCTCGTCGCGCTAGCTCACAAGGTGAACGTGAGGGTACCTGAAGATGCTGCCGAGCTGTACGAGGAGGTGCGCGTCAAGGCACCGTTGCTTGAACCAGCGCGCGAGCAGCTGGAGCACACCAACCAGTTCAGGTTCGTGGACAAGGCCGCCGTCGTCACAGGCGCGGACCTTGAAGACGCCAGCCCGTGGAGGCTGTGCACGGTGACCCaagtggaggaggtcaagacTCTGCTCCGGCTGATCCCGATCTGGCTCACGTCGGCCGTCTACTTCGTCGCCAACTCCCAGTCGCAGACCACCTTCGTGCAGCAGGGCACGATGACGGACTCCaggatcgccggcggcgccttCTCCGTCCCGGCCGCGTCGCTGACGAGCGTCCAGACGGTGTTCGTGGTCGCCTCCATCGCGCTCTACAACCGGGCCGTCGCGCCCGCGGCGCGCCGCTTCCTGGGCCGCGCGGAGGCGCTCACGCCGCTGCAGCTCATGGGGCTCGGGCACGGCGCGGTGACCGCCGCGGTGGCCCTCGCCGCGTGCGCCGAGGCGCGCCGGCTGGCGGGCGTgagggccggcgcggcgcccaTGGGCATCGCGTGGCTGCTGCCGCAGTACGTGGTGATGGCCGTCTCCGACGCGTCGCTCAGCATCGGGCAGCTGGAGTTCTTCTACGACCAGGCGCCGGAGACGATGCGGGGCTCGTCGACGGCGTTCTACTTCCTGTCCTGCTCGATCGGGAACCTCCTCAGCTCGCAGCTGGTGACGCTGGTGGCGTCGGTGACCGCGGCGGGCGGGGGGAAGGGGTGGCTCCCGCCGGACATGGACAATGGGCACCTGGATTACTACTTCCTACTCCTCGTCGGCATCACCGCGTTGAACTTTGTCCTTTTTGTTTACCTCGCAAAGAATTACACGCCCAAGAGAATTAGATAG
- the LOC120641642 gene encoding protein NRT1/ PTR FAMILY 8.5-like isoform X3, whose amino-acid sequence MDADLERRSPPPLPWEAEASSSGQSLTPLLGLGAQEQETGKDSSNLEHRASNIVLCLVFLEVAAFYGVYLNLVVYLQDVLHGDSASNAAAVSLWAGASYLMPVIGAAIADTYWGKYKTVLVGLSISLAGMVVVTASATVPSLRPPPCEHAAYCAPATLTQRLVFFAGIYLCAVGTGSAKAVIVSFGAEQFDDDGIGESAAERERKASYFSWYYGVGNLAVVTSGTLLVWAEEKVSWGIGYAVCAALVAAAVAGLAATAPAYRIVPPVGSPLKGACQVLVALAHKVNVRVPEDAAELYEEVRVKAPLLEPAREQLEHTNQFRFVDKAAVVTGADLEDASPWRLCTVTQVEEVKTLLRLIPIWLTSAVYFVANSQSQTTFVQQGTMTDSRIAGGAFSVPAASLTSVQTVFVVASIALYNRAVAPAARRFLGRAEALTPLQLMGLGHGAVTAAVALAACAEARRLAGVRAGAAPMGIAWLLPQYVVMAVSDASLSIGQLEFFYDQAPETMRGSSTAFYFLSCSIGNLLSSQLVTLVASVTAAGGGKGWLPPDMDNGHLDYYFLLLVGITALNFVLFVYLAKNYTPKRIR is encoded by the exons ATGGACGCCGACCTCGAGCGGaggagcccgccgccgctgccgtgggAGGCCGAG GCTTCTAGTTCGGGTCAGAGCTTAACGCCTCTGCTGGGACTGGGAGCTCAGGAACAGGAAACGGGCAAGGACAGTAGCAATCTCGAGCACAGGGCGTCCAATATAGTCCTGT GCCTGGTGTTCTTGGAAGTCGCGGCCTTCTACGGGGTCTACCTGAACCTAGTCGTGTACCTCCAGGACGTCCTCCATGGGGACAGCGCTTCCAACGCGGCGGCCGTCAGTCTCTGGGCCGGTGCGAGCTACCTGATGCCCGTGAtcggcgccgccatcgccgatACTTACTGGGGCAAGTACAAGACGGTGCTCGTCGGCCTCTCCATATCTCTCGCC GGGATGGTCGTGGTCACGGCATCGGCTACTGTGCCGTCGCTGAGGCCTCCGCCGTGCGAGCACGCCGCGTACTGCGCCCCGGCGACTCTGACCCAGCGGCTGGTGTTCTTCGCTGGCATATACCTGTGCGCCGTCGGGACCGGCAGCGCGAAGGCGGTCATAGTCTCGTTCGGGGCGGAGCAGTTCGACGACGACGGCATCGGCGAGAGCGCAGCGGAGCGGGAGAGGAAGGCGTCCTACTTCAGCTGGTACTACGGCGTGGGCAACCTGGCCGTGGTCACCTCGGGGACCCTGCTGGTCTGGGCCGAGGAAAAGGTTAGCTGGGGGATCGGGTACGCCGTCTGCGCGGcgttggtggcggcggccgtcgccggcctcgccgcgacGGCGCCCGCGTACCGGATCGTGCCCCCGGTGGGTAGCCCGTTGAAGGGCGCGTGCCAGGTGCTCGTCGCGCTAGCTCACAAGGTGAACGTGAGGGTACCTGAAGATGCTGCCGAGCTGTACGAGGAGGTGCGCGTCAAGGCACCGTTGCTTGAACCAGCGCGCGAGCAGCTGGAGCACACCAACCAGTTCAGGTTCGTGGACAAGGCCGCCGTCGTCACAGGCGCGGACCTTGAAGACGCCAGCCCGTGGAGGCTGTGCACGGTGACCCaagtggaggaggtcaagacTCTGCTCCGGCTGATCCCGATCTGGCTCACGTCGGCCGTCTACTTCGTCGCCAACTCCCAGTCGCAGACCACCTTCGTGCAGCAGGGCACGATGACGGACTCCaggatcgccggcggcgccttCTCCGTCCCGGCCGCGTCGCTGACGAGCGTCCAGACGGTGTTCGTGGTCGCCTCCATCGCGCTCTACAACCGGGCCGTCGCGCCCGCGGCGCGCCGCTTCCTGGGCCGCGCGGAGGCGCTCACGCCGCTGCAGCTCATGGGGCTCGGGCACGGCGCGGTGACCGCCGCGGTGGCCCTCGCCGCGTGCGCCGAGGCGCGCCGGCTGGCGGGCGTgagggccggcgcggcgcccaTGGGCATCGCGTGGCTGCTGCCGCAGTACGTGGTGATGGCCGTCTCCGACGCGTCGCTCAGCATCGGGCAGCTGGAGTTCTTCTACGACCAGGCGCCGGAGACGATGCGGGGCTCGTCGACGGCGTTCTACTTCCTGTCCTGCTCGATCGGGAACCTCCTCAGCTCGCAGCTGGTGACGCTGGTGGCGTCGGTGACCGCGGCGGGCGGGGGGAAGGGGTGGCTCCCGCCGGACATGGACAATGGGCACCTGGATTACTACTTCCTACTCCTCGTCGGCATCACCGCGTTGAACTTTGTCCTTTTTGTTTACCTCGCAAAGAATTACACGCCCAAGAGAATTAGATAG
- the LOC120641642 gene encoding protein NRT1/ PTR FAMILY 8.5-like isoform X2, which produces MYKSEYLAGALLTPFGPFLLLPCKASSSGQSLTPLLGLGAQEQETGKDSSNLEHRASNIVLCLVFLEVAAFYGVYLNLVVYLQDVLHGDSASNAAAVSLWAGASYLMPVIGAAIADTYWGKYKTVLVGLSISLAGMVVVTASATVPSLRPPPCEHAAYCAPATLTQRLVFFAGIYLCAVGTGSAKAVIVSFGAEQFDDDGIGESAAERERKASYFSWYYGVGNLAVVTSGTLLVWAEEKVSWGIGYAVCAALVAAAVAGLAATAPAYRIVPPVGSPLKGACQVLVALAHKVNVRVPEDAAELYEEVRVKAPLLEPAREQLEHTNQFRFVDKAAVVTGADLEDASPWRLCTVTQVEEVKTLLRLIPIWLTSAVYFVANSQSQTTFVQQGTMTDSRIAGGAFSVPAASLTSVQTVFVVASIALYNRAVAPAARRFLGRAEALTPLQLMGLGHGAVTAAVALAACAEARRLAGVRAGAAPMGIAWLLPQYVVMAVSDASLSIGQLEFFYDQAPETMRGSSTAFYFLSCSIGNLLSSQLVTLVASVTAAGGGKGWLPPDMDNGHLDYYFLLLVGITALNFVLFVYLAKNYTPKRIR; this is translated from the exons ATGTATAAATCTGAATACCTTGCGGGTGCACTACTAACTCCTTTTGGACCTTTTCTTTTGTTACCGTGCAAGGCTTCTAGTTCGGGTCAGAGCTTAACGCCTCTGCTGGGACTGGGAGCTCAGGAACAGGAAACGGGCAAGGACAGTAGCAATCTCGAGCACAGGGCGTCCAATATAGTCCTGT GCCTGGTGTTCTTGGAAGTCGCGGCCTTCTACGGGGTCTACCTGAACCTAGTCGTGTACCTCCAGGACGTCCTCCATGGGGACAGCGCTTCCAACGCGGCGGCCGTCAGTCTCTGGGCCGGTGCGAGCTACCTGATGCCCGTGAtcggcgccgccatcgccgatACTTACTGGGGCAAGTACAAGACGGTGCTCGTCGGCCTCTCCATATCTCTCGCC GGGATGGTCGTGGTCACGGCATCGGCTACTGTGCCGTCGCTGAGGCCTCCGCCGTGCGAGCACGCCGCGTACTGCGCCCCGGCGACTCTGACCCAGCGGCTGGTGTTCTTCGCTGGCATATACCTGTGCGCCGTCGGGACCGGCAGCGCGAAGGCGGTCATAGTCTCGTTCGGGGCGGAGCAGTTCGACGACGACGGCATCGGCGAGAGCGCAGCGGAGCGGGAGAGGAAGGCGTCCTACTTCAGCTGGTACTACGGCGTGGGCAACCTGGCCGTGGTCACCTCGGGGACCCTGCTGGTCTGGGCCGAGGAAAAGGTTAGCTGGGGGATCGGGTACGCCGTCTGCGCGGcgttggtggcggcggccgtcgccggcctcgccgcgacGGCGCCCGCGTACCGGATCGTGCCCCCGGTGGGTAGCCCGTTGAAGGGCGCGTGCCAGGTGCTCGTCGCGCTAGCTCACAAGGTGAACGTGAGGGTACCTGAAGATGCTGCCGAGCTGTACGAGGAGGTGCGCGTCAAGGCACCGTTGCTTGAACCAGCGCGCGAGCAGCTGGAGCACACCAACCAGTTCAGGTTCGTGGACAAGGCCGCCGTCGTCACAGGCGCGGACCTTGAAGACGCCAGCCCGTGGAGGCTGTGCACGGTGACCCaagtggaggaggtcaagacTCTGCTCCGGCTGATCCCGATCTGGCTCACGTCGGCCGTCTACTTCGTCGCCAACTCCCAGTCGCAGACCACCTTCGTGCAGCAGGGCACGATGACGGACTCCaggatcgccggcggcgccttCTCCGTCCCGGCCGCGTCGCTGACGAGCGTCCAGACGGTGTTCGTGGTCGCCTCCATCGCGCTCTACAACCGGGCCGTCGCGCCCGCGGCGCGCCGCTTCCTGGGCCGCGCGGAGGCGCTCACGCCGCTGCAGCTCATGGGGCTCGGGCACGGCGCGGTGACCGCCGCGGTGGCCCTCGCCGCGTGCGCCGAGGCGCGCCGGCTGGCGGGCGTgagggccggcgcggcgcccaTGGGCATCGCGTGGCTGCTGCCGCAGTACGTGGTGATGGCCGTCTCCGACGCGTCGCTCAGCATCGGGCAGCTGGAGTTCTTCTACGACCAGGCGCCGGAGACGATGCGGGGCTCGTCGACGGCGTTCTACTTCCTGTCCTGCTCGATCGGGAACCTCCTCAGCTCGCAGCTGGTGACGCTGGTGGCGTCGGTGACCGCGGCGGGCGGGGGGAAGGGGTGGCTCCCGCCGGACATGGACAATGGGCACCTGGATTACTACTTCCTACTCCTCGTCGGCATCACCGCGTTGAACTTTGTCCTTTTTGTTTACCTCGCAAAGAATTACACGCCCAAGAGAATTAGATAG
- the LOC120641642 gene encoding protein NRT1/ PTR FAMILY 8.5-like isoform X4, with amino-acid sequence MPVIGAAIADTYWGKYKTVLVGLSISLAGMVVVTASATVPSLRPPPCEHAAYCAPATLTQRLVFFAGIYLCAVGTGSAKAVIVSFGAEQFDDDGIGESAAERERKASYFSWYYGVGNLAVVTSGTLLVWAEEKVSWGIGYAVCAALVAAAVAGLAATAPAYRIVPPVGSPLKGACQVLVALAHKVNVRVPEDAAELYEEVRVKAPLLEPAREQLEHTNQFRFVDKAAVVTGADLEDASPWRLCTVTQVEEVKTLLRLIPIWLTSAVYFVANSQSQTTFVQQGTMTDSRIAGGAFSVPAASLTSVQTVFVVASIALYNRAVAPAARRFLGRAEALTPLQLMGLGHGAVTAAVALAACAEARRLAGVRAGAAPMGIAWLLPQYVVMAVSDASLSIGQLEFFYDQAPETMRGSSTAFYFLSCSIGNLLSSQLVTLVASVTAAGGGKGWLPPDMDNGHLDYYFLLLVGITALNFVLFVYLAKNYTPKRIR; translated from the exons ATGCCCGTGAtcggcgccgccatcgccgatACTTACTGGGGCAAGTACAAGACGGTGCTCGTCGGCCTCTCCATATCTCTCGCC GGGATGGTCGTGGTCACGGCATCGGCTACTGTGCCGTCGCTGAGGCCTCCGCCGTGCGAGCACGCCGCGTACTGCGCCCCGGCGACTCTGACCCAGCGGCTGGTGTTCTTCGCTGGCATATACCTGTGCGCCGTCGGGACCGGCAGCGCGAAGGCGGTCATAGTCTCGTTCGGGGCGGAGCAGTTCGACGACGACGGCATCGGCGAGAGCGCAGCGGAGCGGGAGAGGAAGGCGTCCTACTTCAGCTGGTACTACGGCGTGGGCAACCTGGCCGTGGTCACCTCGGGGACCCTGCTGGTCTGGGCCGAGGAAAAGGTTAGCTGGGGGATCGGGTACGCCGTCTGCGCGGcgttggtggcggcggccgtcgccggcctcgccgcgacGGCGCCCGCGTACCGGATCGTGCCCCCGGTGGGTAGCCCGTTGAAGGGCGCGTGCCAGGTGCTCGTCGCGCTAGCTCACAAGGTGAACGTGAGGGTACCTGAAGATGCTGCCGAGCTGTACGAGGAGGTGCGCGTCAAGGCACCGTTGCTTGAACCAGCGCGCGAGCAGCTGGAGCACACCAACCAGTTCAGGTTCGTGGACAAGGCCGCCGTCGTCACAGGCGCGGACCTTGAAGACGCCAGCCCGTGGAGGCTGTGCACGGTGACCCaagtggaggaggtcaagacTCTGCTCCGGCTGATCCCGATCTGGCTCACGTCGGCCGTCTACTTCGTCGCCAACTCCCAGTCGCAGACCACCTTCGTGCAGCAGGGCACGATGACGGACTCCaggatcgccggcggcgccttCTCCGTCCCGGCCGCGTCGCTGACGAGCGTCCAGACGGTGTTCGTGGTCGCCTCCATCGCGCTCTACAACCGGGCCGTCGCGCCCGCGGCGCGCCGCTTCCTGGGCCGCGCGGAGGCGCTCACGCCGCTGCAGCTCATGGGGCTCGGGCACGGCGCGGTGACCGCCGCGGTGGCCCTCGCCGCGTGCGCCGAGGCGCGCCGGCTGGCGGGCGTgagggccggcgcggcgcccaTGGGCATCGCGTGGCTGCTGCCGCAGTACGTGGTGATGGCCGTCTCCGACGCGTCGCTCAGCATCGGGCAGCTGGAGTTCTTCTACGACCAGGCGCCGGAGACGATGCGGGGCTCGTCGACGGCGTTCTACTTCCTGTCCTGCTCGATCGGGAACCTCCTCAGCTCGCAGCTGGTGACGCTGGTGGCGTCGGTGACCGCGGCGGGCGGGGGGAAGGGGTGGCTCCCGCCGGACATGGACAATGGGCACCTGGATTACTACTTCCTACTCCTCGTCGGCATCACCGCGTTGAACTTTGTCCTTTTTGTTTACCTCGCAAAGAATTACACGCCCAAGAGAATTAGATAG